In a single window of the Elaeis guineensis isolate ETL-2024a chromosome 6, EG11, whole genome shotgun sequence genome:
- the LOC105046845 gene encoding uncharacterized protein, whose amino-acid sequence MAKLFLLVFLGALVCSTSGRKLVGKEAFEEEKWYHHHGGLGGGAGGGYGGGGGLGGGGGVGGGGGAGFGRGGGLGHGGGLGGGGGGGFGGGGGGGFGGGAGGGFGGGAGAGGGVGGGSGLGGGGGFGGGGGGGFGGGGGVGGGAGGGFGGGAGGGYGGGFP is encoded by the coding sequence ATGGCTAAGCTCTTCCTCCTAGTGTTCCTTGGTGCTCTCGTTTGCTCCACTAGCGGTAGGAAGCTGGTGGGCAAGGAGGCCTTCGAGGAGGAGAAGTGGTACCACCACCACGGCGGTCTTGGTGGCGGTGCCGGCGGTGGGTATGGAGGAGGTGGTGGGCTTGGTGGCGGAGGAGGCGTAGGTGGTGGAGGTGGAGCTGGCTTTGGTCGTGGAGGTGGGTTAGGTCACGGTGGTGGGCTTGGTGGAGGTGGTGGAGGTGGGTttggaggaggtggtggtggtggattTGGTGGCGGCGCTGGTGGaggtttcggaggtggagcgggaGCTGGCGGTGGGGTGGGAGGTGGGTCTGGTCTAGGTGGGGGTGGAGGGTTCGGAGGCGGCGGTGGTGGTGGGTTCGGTGGTGGTGGAGGAGTTGGTGGTGGAGCTGGAGGTGGGTTCGGAGGAGGAGCTGGGGGTGGCTATGGTGGTGGGTTCCCTTGA